One Algibacter sp. L3A6 genomic region harbors:
- a CDS encoding single-stranded DNA-binding protein: protein MSTLKNKVQLIGNVGNEPEITNLESGKKVAKFSMATNEFHKNSEGEKQQDTQWHNIVGWGKIAEIVEKYVGKGKEVALEGKLTSRSYETAAGEKRYVTEVVVDEILLLGIKGDDATE from the coding sequence ATGAGTACTCTAAAAAACAAAGTACAGTTAATTGGCAACGTAGGAAACGAGCCAGAAATTACAAACCTTGAAAGTGGAAAGAAAGTTGCGAAATTTTCAATGGCTACTAATGAATTTCACAAAAATTCAGAAGGAGAGAAACAACAAGACACCCAGTGGCACAACATTGTAGGGTGGGGAAAGATTGCTGAAATCGTTGAGAAATACGTTGGTAAAGGAAAAGAAGTTGCTCTAGAGGGAAAGCTGACCTCACGCTCTTATGAAACCGCAGCCGGAGAAAAAAGATACGTTACCGAAGTGGTCGTAGATGAAATCTTGCTTTTGGGAATTAAAGGCGATGACGCTACTGAGTAA
- a CDS encoding SusC/RagA family TonB-linked outer membrane protein codes for MRKKLTKFYLMFLLSAFWCCSIYAQSLTDVQGVILDAKSNLPLPGATVMVKGTSRGTVTDFDGNYSIKATSNDVLQISFIGYKSVEEEVNGRIKIDFKLEEDSEQLSEIVIVGFGEQKKATVTGAISSISTKELKQSPAANLAVTLAGRLPGLTSIQTSGEPGRDLTQLFIRGQGTINARSPIILVDGVERELTYMDPNEVESVTILKDASSTAIFGVRGANGVILVTTKRGTSEVPEVNVSMESGVQTFTRLPQPVNAYEFATLRNLAQNNDGLGNAYSAEALEAYKSHSDPEKYPDTDWAGLLVEDFAPQQRINLNVSGASKAVKYYINAGYLNQGGSFKTEKDLNYDPSFKLDRYNFRSNIDMQINNNLKAFLNLAGYVEKQNAPFSVGTASTGQGGASPSLNILAGILDMPSNVPGPVSPSGAVVTVNDLVNPPYGLLNRTGYRQQTRNNTTATFGMEQQLDFITKGLSAKAVMSFDTKGTNNLNASKSYIREIQVIDKTASGRDSIYYRNFSDDVETPLNISGSRAFQSFSNFQAYLNYKRAFNKHDVSGLLLFQQQKEIINEQLPYNLIGVSSRVTYAYDDKYFVEFNAGYNGSEQFAPGNRFGFFPAVSGGWLVSKENFWNVKGIDRLKVRGSYGKVGNDRIGNDRFLYLDDISVSGGGYSSSLDQGRRIAINQLRNGELQWEVANKINIGLEVDFLKSFELIVDVFSEKRDNILRNRGTIPILNGLSTNVLPPVNIGVVENKGFEVELNYKKAFSPDFFVRGRAFVGYARNEQKFADEPLLPEDYAYRYRQTGYRIGQNFGYIVEKYFDTQEEIDNSPVQIVGGHESRPGDFKYKDLNEDGIVDQKDIAPIGASTMPETSFGLGLSTTYKNFDLSALVQGVANVDKFYSGRGTFASGQTNYFDQHLTSWTQERADNGEPINFPRLSTEPSPSEKENSFFIRDASYVRLKNLEIGYRIQLKGVANMRLYMNGLNLITWDKLPSKNYDPEAANGLSYPLLKVYSLGVNLKF; via the coding sequence ATGAGAAAAAAATTAACTAAATTTTATTTAATGTTTTTATTGAGCGCCTTTTGGTGTTGCTCGATATATGCACAGAGCCTCACAGATGTACAAGGGGTGATTCTTGATGCTAAAAGTAATTTGCCGTTGCCAGGAGCAACGGTTATGGTAAAAGGAACTTCGAGGGGAACGGTAACCGATTTTGATGGTAATTATAGTATTAAGGCCACCTCCAATGATGTGCTTCAGATTTCTTTTATTGGGTATAAATCTGTAGAAGAAGAAGTAAATGGACGAATCAAAATTGATTTCAAGCTAGAGGAAGATAGTGAGCAACTTTCCGAAATAGTAATTGTGGGTTTTGGAGAACAGAAAAAAGCAACTGTTACGGGTGCCATATCTTCAATTAGTACTAAGGAACTTAAACAAAGTCCAGCAGCAAATCTAGCAGTAACTTTAGCTGGAAGATTGCCTGGGCTTACTTCAATTCAAACTAGTGGCGAACCTGGCAGGGACTTAACCCAACTTTTTATTAGGGGGCAAGGAACAATTAATGCGCGGTCTCCCATTATTTTGGTAGATGGTGTAGAGCGTGAATTAACCTATATGGATCCCAATGAGGTAGAATCTGTTACCATATTAAAAGATGCCTCCTCAACGGCTATTTTTGGGGTAAGGGGTGCTAATGGTGTTATTTTGGTAACAACTAAGCGAGGGACTTCTGAGGTGCCTGAAGTGAATGTATCTATGGAATCGGGTGTTCAAACTTTTACAAGATTGCCGCAACCAGTAAATGCATATGAATTCGCCACATTAAGAAATTTAGCTCAGAACAACGATGGGTTAGGTAATGCCTATTCTGCGGAAGCTTTAGAGGCATACAAATCGCATTCAGATCCTGAAAAATATCCAGACACCGATTGGGCTGGACTTTTAGTAGAAGATTTTGCTCCACAGCAAAGAATAAACCTTAATGTTTCTGGGGCAAGTAAGGCTGTTAAATATTATATTAATGCAGGATATTTAAATCAAGGTGGGTCATTTAAAACTGAAAAAGATTTGAATTATGATCCCAGTTTTAAACTGGATCGTTACAACTTTAGATCCAATATAGATATGCAGATTAACAATAACCTCAAGGCCTTCCTTAATTTAGCTGGTTATGTTGAAAAACAAAATGCACCGTTTTCAGTTGGTACAGCCTCTACGGGTCAAGGAGGGGCTTCCCCTTCTCTTAACATACTAGCAGGTATTCTTGATATGCCATCCAACGTGCCGGGCCCTGTTTCTCCTAGTGGTGCAGTTGTAACTGTTAATGATTTAGTTAACCCTCCTTATGGTTTGTTGAACCGGACAGGTTATAGGCAGCAAACACGGAACAACACTACAGCAACTTTTGGAATGGAACAACAGTTGGATTTTATAACAAAAGGCTTATCAGCTAAAGCTGTTATGTCGTTCGATACAAAGGGCACAAATAATTTGAATGCTAGTAAAAGTTATATCCGAGAAATACAGGTGATTGATAAAACAGCATCCGGAAGGGATAGTATTTATTATAGAAATTTTTCTGATGATGTAGAAACGCCTTTAAACATTTCAGGAAGTAGAGCGTTTCAAAGTTTTTCAAATTTTCAAGCGTATTTGAATTATAAGAGAGCTTTTAACAAGCATGATGTAAGTGGTTTATTACTTTTTCAACAGCAAAAAGAAATTATTAATGAACAACTTCCTTATAATCTTATAGGGGTTTCCTCTAGGGTCACCTATGCCTACGATGATAAATATTTTGTAGAGTTTAATGCAGGTTATAACGGTTCAGAACAATTTGCACCTGGAAATCGATTTGGCTTTTTTCCAGCTGTTTCAGGAGGTTGGTTGGTTTCTAAAGAAAACTTTTGGAATGTAAAAGGAATTGATAGATTAAAAGTTAGAGGTTCTTATGGAAAAGTAGGTAACGACCGGATTGGAAATGATAGGTTTTTGTATTTAGATGATATTTCTGTAAGTGGTGGTGGTTATTCATCAAGTTTGGATCAAGGGAGAAGAATAGCTATTAATCAATTAAGAAATGGAGAGTTACAATGGGAAGTTGCAAATAAAATTAATATCGGTTTAGAAGTCGATTTTTTAAAGTCTTTTGAATTAATTGTAGATGTATTTAGTGAAAAGAGAGACAATATTTTAAGAAATAGGGGAACAATTCCTATTTTAAACGGACTGTCAACTAACGTTTTACCACCTGTTAATATTGGGGTTGTTGAGAATAAAGGTTTTGAAGTGGAATTGAATTATAAAAAAGCGTTTTCACCAGATTTTTTTGTTAGAGGAAGGGCGTTTGTAGGTTACGCAAGAAACGAACAAAAATTTGCTGATGAACCATTATTACCAGAAGACTACGCTTATAGATACAGACAAACAGGTTATAGAATTGGTCAAAATTTCGGATATATTGTTGAGAAATATTTTGATACTCAAGAAGAGATTGATAATTCTCCTGTACAAATTGTTGGTGGGCATGAATCTAGACCAGGAGACTTTAAATACAAAGATCTTAATGAAGATGGTATTGTAGATCAGAAGGATATTGCACCAATTGGGGCTTCAACCATGCCTGAAACTTCTTTCGGACTAGGATTGAGTACAACTTATAAAAACTTTGATTTGAGTGCTCTTGTACAAGGGGTTGCCAATGTAGATAAATTTTATAGTGGTAGAGGGACTTTTGCCAGTGGACAAACTAATTATTTTGACCAACATTTAACAAGTTGGACTCAAGAGCGTGCGGATAATGGAGAGCCTATTAATTTTCCTAGATTGAGTACCGAACCATCTCCAAGTGAAAAAGAAAATTCCTTTTTTATTAGGGACGCTAGTTATGTAAGATTGAAGAACTTAGAAATAGGATATAGAATTCAATTAAAGGGAGTGGCAAATATGCGACTTTACATGAATGGGTTAAACTTAATTACTTGGGATAAATTACCTAGCAAAAATTATGATCCAGAAGCAGCTAACGGCCTTTCTTACCCACTACTTAAAGTATATAGTTTAGGTGTTAATTTGAAATTTTAA
- the mobB gene encoding MobB family relaxase, giving the protein MYITITAQKLGGNYSQSSADFAEYLEKENQGLEQEDLELFFNQYGDEIEAKDVVKEIDGNTAKLKKKEPKFYSITVSPSKYELSKLENNSEDLKKYTRAIMNDYARSFNREINGKPITVDDIKYFAKIEHQRTFKGTDRQVKENQPFATKILQLKSDIRKIENNQLDGNIMKMKSQIIKLEAEAPHQQNGKRIVQGMKKSGNQSHIHIIVSRKDASNAVSLSPGSKYKASEVMMNGKLVKRGFDRDSFFTKAENTFDKTFGYKRNYAESYKSKKDFIKNPKQYFITLLGLPASEKAIAFNILSKSGFPILSIPTSKTQMALKTIRALKRGVDVAIKSGSIGI; this is encoded by the coding sequence ATGTATATCACAATCACAGCTCAAAAATTAGGTGGGAATTATTCACAAAGTTCTGCGGATTTTGCTGAGTATTTAGAGAAGGAGAATCAAGGTTTAGAGCAAGAAGACTTGGAGCTTTTTTTTAATCAATATGGGGATGAAATTGAAGCCAAAGATGTGGTCAAGGAAATCGATGGTAATACTGCAAAACTCAAAAAGAAAGAACCAAAATTTTATTCAATTACTGTTAGTCCTAGTAAATATGAATTAAGTAAACTGGAAAACAATTCCGAAGATTTAAAAAAATATACTAGAGCAATAATGAATGATTATGCCAGGTCTTTTAATAGAGAGATTAATGGTAAGCCGATAACCGTTGACGACATAAAATATTTTGCGAAAATTGAACATCAAAGAACATTTAAGGGCACAGATAGACAGGTGAAAGAAAACCAACCTTTTGCCACTAAAATACTTCAGCTAAAAAGTGATATTCGAAAAATAGAGAATAATCAATTAGATGGAAATATCATGAAAATGAAATCACAAATAATCAAACTTGAAGCCGAAGCACCACACCAACAAAACGGAAAACGTATTGTTCAAGGTATGAAAAAATCGGGTAATCAAAGTCATATTCATATTATTGTGAGCAGAAAGGATGCATCAAATGCTGTGAGTTTATCACCAGGATCAAAATATAAGGCTTCAGAAGTGATGATGAATGGAAAACTGGTAAAGCGAGGATTTGATAGAGATTCATTTTTTACAAAAGCAGAAAACACTTTTGATAAAACGTTTGGTTACAAACGCAACTATGCAGAATCTTATAAATCGAAGAAAGATTTTATTAAAAACCCAAAACAGTATTTCATTACATTATTAGGTTTGCCAGCAAGTGAAAAAGCAATTGCTTTTAATATACTTTCCAAATCTGGCTTCCCAATATTAAGTATTCCAACGAGTAAAACGCAGATGGCGTTAAAAACAATTCGAGCATTAAAACGAGGCGTCGATGTGGCAATCAAATCCGGTTCAATAGGTATATAA
- a CDS encoding type IV secretory system conjugative DNA transfer family protein: MEINVITFTITVLIGISLLFSFFFKMIKYAYILNLILTCICLGVLFKQQFIIYSWTSIILYFACPLSLINTVLYVFLHEDDSGLDPRNKYQVHFKIKHGFFKVNNVKRGVSIIGSAGSGKTESVIYNFLLHFSNYRFSGVIHDYKNFELTEIAFPLFEKNEIDFRVISFDNIYDRVNPIAPRYMVNEESVNEVARVLIENLLEHKESGSSGAGKFFNDAAEGLIGGLIWKLRTSYPKYCTLPHLIAIYQILDTDSLIAFLSTNTTSRAMADAFISGKDSDKQTAGVKSTLANALKKISTQSIFMVLSGDDVSLDVNRQELPLIISVVNNPKYETAYSPIIATIIHTITKQMSVRNSNHSFLMMEEAPTIRLLNIHRIPATLRSYDISTIYVMQDKIQNDMMYGDKASRAILSNLSYQFFGKVNDPDTAKYYERFFEIVKSETTSVNRGYNLNFDTRVTTGEREVAKIRADVFFRLKQGEFVTFADGKDKKVQFKLLNIEKRLPKKTYVFTPDDLEENFNRVYSEARSIFKN, encoded by the coding sequence ATGGAAATAAATGTAATAACATTCACGATAACGGTTTTGATAGGAATCAGCCTTCTCTTTAGTTTCTTTTTTAAAATGATTAAGTATGCTTATATATTAAACCTAATATTGACGTGTATTTGTTTGGGAGTTCTTTTTAAACAGCAGTTTATTATATACAGTTGGACTTCAATAATCTTATATTTTGCATGTCCTTTATCCTTAATTAATACAGTGCTCTATGTTTTTCTTCATGAAGATGATAGTGGCTTAGATCCTAGAAATAAGTATCAAGTTCATTTCAAAATAAAGCATGGGTTTTTTAAGGTAAACAATGTTAAACGAGGTGTTTCAATAATTGGTTCTGCTGGTAGTGGAAAAACAGAAAGTGTTATTTATAATTTCCTCCTACATTTTAGTAATTATAGGTTTTCTGGAGTAATTCACGATTATAAGAATTTTGAGCTAACAGAAATAGCATTCCCTTTATTTGAAAAGAATGAAATTGATTTTCGTGTGATTTCATTCGATAATATTTATGATCGCGTGAATCCTATTGCTCCAAGATATATGGTCAACGAAGAAAGCGTAAATGAGGTAGCAAGGGTGCTTATAGAAAACCTACTGGAGCATAAAGAATCAGGTAGTTCTGGTGCCGGTAAATTCTTTAATGATGCAGCTGAAGGTTTAATAGGGGGATTAATTTGGAAACTAAGAACTTCATATCCTAAATATTGCACATTACCACATCTTATCGCTATTTATCAAATTTTGGATACAGATAGTCTTATTGCTTTTTTAAGTACAAATACAACATCTAGAGCTATGGCAGATGCATTTATTAGTGGTAAAGATTCTGATAAGCAAACAGCAGGAGTAAAAAGTACATTGGCAAATGCGCTTAAAAAAATAAGTACACAAAGCATTTTTATGGTGCTTTCTGGAGATGATGTTTCGTTAGATGTAAATAGGCAAGAGCTACCATTAATAATTTCGGTGGTAAATAATCCAAAATATGAAACAGCTTATTCTCCAATAATTGCTACTATAATTCATACCATAACAAAACAAATGAGTGTTAGAAACTCCAATCACTCATTTTTAATGATGGAAGAAGCGCCTACTATTCGGTTGTTAAATATACATCGTATTCCTGCAACTTTAAGAAGTTATGATATATCCACAATTTATGTGATGCAGGATAAAATTCAGAATGATATGATGTATGGAGATAAAGCCAGTCGAGCCATTTTAAGTAATTTGTCTTATCAATTTTTCGGAAAAGTGAACGATCCTGATACTGCAAAATATTATGAACGTTTCTTTGAAATAGTAAAAAGTGAAACCACAAGTGTTAATAGGGGGTATAACCTTAATTTTGATACACGTGTCACTACTGGAGAGCGTGAAGTTGCAAAGATTAGAGCAGATGTTTTTTTTCGTTTAAAACAAGGTGAATTTGTTACGTTTGCCGATGGTAAGGATAAAAAAGTACAATTTAAGCTTCTCAATATTGAGAAACGGTTACCTAAAAAAACATATGTTTTTACACCGGATGATTTAGAAGAAAATTTTAATAGAGTATATAGCGAAGCTCGATCTATATTCAAAAATTAG
- a CDS encoding RagB/SusD family nutrient uptake outer membrane protein: MKNKILYLFVSALVIISCDKALDITPDGRLTLEDVFKDEHQTEAYLNTVYSSIPSYSYYYHFFTYIAGVTDECQDAAVGNTPGNIANLWITGAMTPDFNPLENGPAGHGKNHYDTFWAGIRNANVFLENVETANIPNDKNRERYKAEALILRAFYYLELIKQYGPMPIVTKPFGPAFDYTTLTRPTFQECMDFIVNDCDEAIANSYLPLRITLEPERGRFSKAVAYAIKSQALLYNASPLWNPENNTAKWQAASTASEEALSKLTDGGEYELFPDYEQYFFSSSDINPSPRDRETILEIKATGHPSFRNTNALPSMPGQNNAGITPTQELVDSYDMLGTGEPAILGYNDEDHLEPIINTNSGYDPANPYDGRDPRFYATVWYNGALLDNIAGKIHVVETFVGGADALKKTPPNKNNTHTGYYLRKFHDPKLQNGQNAQSRWKKYHLAEIYLNYAEAENEANGPTVEAYNAINKIRERVGMPNLPAGLSKDEFRKRVRNERRVELVIEEHRFWDVRRWKILDQTDKLVTGMEVIKNGDNFEYERFVTERRNAWQDKFLIFPIPIKDTSIIPDFNDNQNPGW, from the coding sequence ATGAAAAATAAAATTTTATATCTATTCGTAAGTGCTCTAGTCATAATAAGTTGTGATAAAGCATTAGACATAACGCCAGATGGTAGGCTAACATTAGAAGACGTTTTTAAAGATGAGCATCAAACGGAAGCCTATTTGAACACGGTTTATAGCAGCATTCCGTCTTATTCCTATTATTACCATTTTTTCACTTATATAGCAGGGGTTACAGATGAGTGTCAAGATGCTGCTGTGGGAAATACACCAGGTAATATTGCCAACCTTTGGATTACAGGGGCAATGACCCCCGATTTTAATCCTCTTGAAAATGGACCGGCAGGTCATGGAAAAAATCATTATGACACGTTTTGGGCAGGGATAAGAAACGCTAATGTATTTTTGGAAAATGTGGAAACAGCGAATATTCCCAATGATAAAAATAGAGAGCGATATAAAGCAGAAGCTTTAATACTAAGAGCTTTTTATTATCTAGAGTTGATAAAGCAATATGGACCAATGCCTATTGTTACCAAACCTTTTGGTCCAGCATTTGACTATACAACTTTAACTAGGCCAACATTTCAAGAATGTATGGATTTTATAGTTAATGATTGTGATGAAGCCATTGCTAATTCATATTTACCTCTTCGTATTACCTTAGAGCCAGAACGTGGGCGCTTTAGTAAAGCTGTAGCTTACGCAATAAAATCACAAGCATTACTTTATAATGCAAGTCCGTTATGGAACCCCGAGAATAACACTGCGAAATGGCAAGCCGCTTCAACGGCTTCAGAAGAAGCCTTGTCAAAGCTTACCGATGGAGGGGAGTATGAGTTGTTCCCAGATTATGAACAATACTTTTTCTCTAGTTCCGATATAAATCCTTCTCCTAGAGATAGAGAAACCATATTGGAAATAAAAGCTACTGGTCATCCTAGTTTTAGAAATACCAATGCCTTACCAAGTATGCCAGGTCAAAATAATGCAGGAATTACACCAACGCAAGAGTTGGTTGATAGTTACGATATGTTAGGAACTGGTGAACCAGCTATCTTAGGGTATAACGACGAAGATCATTTGGAACCTATTATAAATACCAATTCAGGATATGATCCTGCAAATCCTTATGATGGCAGAGATCCTAGATTTTATGCAACCGTATGGTATAACGGAGCACTTTTAGATAATATTGCTGGAAAAATCCATGTAGTTGAAACCTTTGTGGGAGGTGCCGATGCACTTAAAAAAACACCGCCAAACAAAAACAATACCCATACGGGGTATTATTTGCGTAAATTTCATGATCCAAAATTACAGAACGGTCAAAATGCTCAATCTAGATGGAAAAAGTATCATTTGGCTGAAATTTATCTAAATTATGCTGAGGCTGAAAATGAAGCTAATGGGCCAACTGTAGAGGCTTATAATGCTATTAATAAAATTAGAGAAAGAGTTGGAATGCCTAATTTACCTGCAGGACTTTCAAAAGATGAATTTAGAAAACGCGTTAGAAACGAAAGAAGGGTGGAACTCGTTATTGAGGAGCATAGATTTTGGGATGTAAGAAGATGGAAAATATTAGACCAAACTGATAAATTGGTGACCGGTATGGAAGTTATAAAAAACGGAGACAATTTTGAGTATGAGCGTTTTGTAACAGAACGAAGAAATGCGTGGCAGGATAAGTTTCTTATTTTTCCAATTCCGATTAAAGATACTTCTATCATTCCTGATTTTAACGATAATCAAAATCCAGGTTGGTAG
- a CDS encoding DUF6876 family protein — MNDKVNKIKAGLQHFCGTEMFFKIPLIGTCFTDGLKYLAKEAECYWLITDASVIAKSLSDKSSFITIDFKRLSEKERLEKQCEAIINYSDGNDKIFETHRYNVTGFPLDELRLFFVDNTLMLPSEY, encoded by the coding sequence ATGAATGATAAAGTTAACAAAATAAAAGCCGGATTACAACATTTTTGTGGAACAGAAATGTTCTTTAAAATCCCATTAATTGGAACTTGTTTTACCGATGGGTTAAAGTATTTAGCCAAAGAGGCAGAATGCTATTGGTTGATTACAGATGCGTCAGTGATAGCAAAAAGTTTATCAGATAAAAGTTCCTTTATTACTATCGATTTTAAAAGACTTTCTGAAAAAGAACGGTTAGAAAAGCAGTGTGAAGCCATTATTAATTATAGCGATGGGAATGATAAAATTTTTGAAACACATAGATATAATGTAACCGGTTTTCCTTTGGACGAGCTACGATTGTTTTTTGTAGATAATACACTAATGCTTCCGAGCGAATATTAA
- a CDS encoding BfmA/BtgA family mobilization protein — protein sequence MDKGFEKERFEKLGIKASVAERFRGFCKKLSKSQSMTLLLMLDFFEDNGISPNETLGPNMQTLESEIKKRINAVIAIIKDIEKNHDKPTTAMLQSLFMEFEPKEKKLILEKEVKEKKVQFVEKPDTNTQL from the coding sequence ATGGATAAAGGATTTGAAAAAGAGCGATTTGAGAAGCTTGGAATTAAAGCTTCAGTAGCAGAGCGTTTTCGAGGGTTTTGTAAAAAGTTATCAAAATCGCAATCTATGACACTGCTTTTGATGCTTGATTTTTTTGAGGATAATGGTATTTCGCCAAATGAAACTTTAGGTCCAAATATGCAAACATTGGAGAGTGAAATTAAGAAACGAATTAACGCAGTAATAGCTATTATAAAAGACATTGAAAAAAATCACGATAAGCCTACAACAGCCATGTTGCAATCTTTGTTTATGGAGTTTGAACCTAAAGAAAAGAAACTCATTTTGGAAAAGGAAGTCAAAGAAAAGAAAGTACAGTTTGTAGAAAAACCAGATACTAATACTCAATTATAG